One segment of Manihot esculenta cultivar AM560-2 chromosome 4, M.esculenta_v8, whole genome shotgun sequence DNA contains the following:
- the LOC110613806 gene encoding probable disease resistance protein At1g58602 → MERFSKRQSPRIGSMVEVEEEREIALVTTWKLSNLMLHDSVSLLGLEDQLECIDSKLREIVHLGHLNWSKSLKEIAYDIEEVVDVLVIKASQKIGAGILMRCVLAFTDLIEKYKLCRKLEHIKVDLFELRKLYFSRFAWWRLSKKDLDVGETVISPVIRRVTSIISDGDVTPAVKKQARWLRDEFISLHGFLKAIEVNGLTEGGEAWMEEVYDALRLAEDAIGLFLYEREKLRRTWTGPLKNLALALRKFLSERKLGKEMHKIKAKIQDISVRKLSAIQRRPMRVPIDIVRPMRVPIDIVRPTPYNSFNVDEQPDIPIFDDDIDDIMEMLLRDDPNCLTISIVGMRGIGKTSLAKLIFENHAIINHFPYRVWVPSASMDSLLEQIAREEYEMMAVKYKKRTSTSMDRNDFLYRSRQILNASLKSKKYLIVIDDECRESLWNELGVAVGDLSNGTRILFTARKVGLTPQLSDRNFTYRLQLRSDDESWALFTHSLNKDIPLELLKLRREILRRCGGLPLMIKELAGLLSNKAATTEEWSRVLEQLNQNEGPWYEILYGINRHLPLYLRRCLFYFVLFPEDFEVPARRLIGLWVAEGLGRQKGDQEPPECVSEKCLIELVNQNMIQVTKKKMNGKISRCRLPDALRVHWLPKAREANFLQDNMGINLSMNNTSLIRRLADHLDHKDASFDHIHGNRISSSVYSSYRNVVSFLSFDTQEGSRAGEDVENFLERCISSGSFYFLWVLDLENVYKPKLPKAVGQLTRLRYLGLRSTYMETLPVFIDKLLNLQSLDLKRTCINTVPNSIWKMQNLRQLFLDESFCIMFVPQQEDSSLVDLQTLWGALVDETSPVRNGLGRLSKLTKLGLKCKSSVSSQNEAMSSQLVAVANWVTKMKHLQYLRLKSFDESGLPWDLYLESLLDHKDLCSLYLVGRLKNQHLVSEFPSNLIELTLSASEIAKDPMQTLDKLPNLRILKLLSRSFTGKKMLSRSDGFAKLEILKFWELEALEEWNVEEGALCSLKDLEIRSCRNLKMLPDGLKLIRTLRELKLTRQPELSARIRDNQGEDWNKISHARHIYIED, encoded by the coding sequence ATGGAAAGATTTAGCAAGAGGCAGAGTCCAAGAATAGGATCcatggtggaggtggaggaggagagagaaattgCTTTGGTGACGACATGGAAGTTGTCCAATCTGATGCTTCATGACTCAGTTTCCTTGCTTGGATTAGAAGATCAGCTTGAATGCATCGATAGCAAACTGAGAGAAATTGTTCATTTAGGACATCTTAATTGGTCGAAGAGTTTAAAGGAGATTGCATATGACATTGAAGAAGTTGTTGATGTTTTAGTGATAAAAGCATCACAAAAAATAGGGGCTGGAATTCTTATGCGGTGTGTTCTAGCTTTCACTGATTTGATCGAGAAATATAAACTTTGCAGGAAATTAGAGCATATCAAGGTTGACCTCTTTGAATTACGTAAGTTATATTTTTCTCGGTTTGCATGGTGGCGTTTGTCCAAAAAGGACCTTGATGTGGGGGAGACGGTCATTTCTCCTGTGATTAGGAGAGTCACATCCATAATCAGTGATGGAGATGTTACTCCTGCAGTGAAAAAGCAAGCCAGATGGTTAAGAGATGAATTTATCTCTTTGCATGGTTTTCTTAAAGCTATAGAAGTTAACGGGTTAACTGAAGGAGGGGAGGCTTGGATGGAGGAAGTCTATGATGCATTGCGCTTAGCAGAGGATGCTATTGGGTTATTCTTGTATGAGAGAGAGAAACTGAGGAGGACTTGGACAGGGCCTTTGAAGAATCTAGCTCTGGCTCTCCGCAAATTCTTGTCTGAAAGAAAGCTTGGGAAGGAGATGCACAAGATAAAAGCCAAGATTCAAGACATCTCTGTAAGAAAGCTTAGTGCCATTCAACGACGGCCAATGCGTGTTCCTATTGATATTGTAAGGCCAATGCGTGTTCCTATTGATATTGTAAGGCCAACACCATATAATTCTTTTAATGTTGATGAACAACCTGATATTCCTATCTTTGATGATGATATAGATGATATTATGGAAATGTTGCTAAGAGATGATCCAAATTGCCTGACCATTTCAATTGTGGGCATGAGAGGCATTGGTAAGACAAGCTTGGCAAAGTTAATCTTTGAGAATCATGCCATCATAAACCATTTCCCATATAGAGTTTGGGTTCCTTCAGCAAGTATGGACAGTCTCCTGGAACAAATTGCTAGGGAGGAGTACGAGATGATGGCTGTGAAGTACAAAAAAAGGACTTCTACGAGCATGGATAGGAATGATTTCTTATATAGGTCCCGACAGATACTCAATGCTTCCTTGAAGTCTAAGAAGTATCTTATTGTGATTGATGATGAATGCAGAGAAAGTTTGTGGAATGAACTTGGGGTTGCTGTAGGTGATCTATCAAATGGTACCAGAATACTTTTCACTGCTCGCAAAGTAGGATTAACTCCACAATTAAGCGACAGAAACTTCACTTATAGGCTGCAACTAAGAAGCGATGATGAGAGCTGGGCACTGTTCACTCATTCCCTGAATAAGGACATACCCTTGGAGCTTCTAAAACTGAGAAGAGAGATTCTAAGGAGATGTGGAGGTCTGCCGCTGATGATCAAAGAACTTGCGGGTCTACTATCAAATAAAGCTGCAACTACTGAGGAGTGGTCAAGGGTACTAGAGCAGCTCAATCAAAATGAAGGACCTTGGTATGAGATCTTGTATGGAATCAATAGGCATTTGCCCCTCTATTTGAGGCGATGTCTCTTCTATTTTGTGCTGTTTCCTGAAGACTTTGAGGTCCCTGCAAGAAGATTAATTGGCTTGTGGGTTGCAGAGGGCTTAGGACGTCAGAAGGGAGATCAGGAACCTCCAGAATGTGTTTCAGAGAAATGCTTGATAGAGCTAGTAAACCAGAACATGATCCAAGTgacaaagaagaagatgaatggAAAAATTAGCAGATGTCGCTTGCCTGATGCACTGCGAGTTCACTGGCTCCCAAAAGCTAGGGAAGCAAACTTTCTTCAGGATAACATGGGCATCAATTTGTCTATGAACAACACCAGCCTAATACGCCGATTAGCTGACCATCTTGACCATAAGGATGCTAGCTTTGACCATATCCATGGTAACCGTATTAGTTCTTCTGTATACTCTTCTTATCGTAATGTTGTTTCTTTTTTGTCCTTTGATACTCAAGAAGGAAGCAGGGCTGGGGAGGACGTAGAGAACTTTCTTGAACGATGCATCTCTAGTGGTTCCTTTTATTTCCTGTGGGTGCTAGATCTTGAAAATGTATACAAGCCAAAATTGCCCAAGGCTGTAGGTCAGCTCACTCGATTGAGATACCTTGGTTTGAGGTCAACTTACATGGAGACACTTCCTGTGTTCATTGACAAACTATTAAACCTTCAATCACTAGATTTGAAGCGTACATGCATTAATACTGTCCCAAATTCAATCTGGAAGATGCAGAACCTAAGACAGCTGTTTCTAGATGAGAGTTTTTGCATCATGTTTGTCCCTCAACAAGAGGACAGCTCTCTGGTGGACCTTCAAACTCTTTGGGGTGCATTAGTAGATGAGACTAGTCCGGTAAGAAATGGCCTGGGTAGATTGTCAAAGCTTACAAAGTTGGGACTAAAGTGCAAGTCATCAGTTTCATCTCAAAATGAGGCAATGTCCTCACAGCTGGTAGCAGTGGCGAACTGGGTAACGAAGATGAAACATCTTCAATATTTGAGATTGAAATCATTTGATGAATCAGGTCTGCCTTGGGATCTGTACTTGGAGTCACTATTAGACCACAAGGATCTCTGCAGCCTATATTTGGTCGGAAGGCTGAAAAACCAGCATCTCGTATCTGAGTTTCCTTCGAACCTGATTGAACTCACCTTATCTGCATCTGAAATAGCAAAGGATCCAATGCAAACCTTGGACAAGCTTCCAAACCTCAGAATTCTGAAATTGTTGTCTAGATCCTTTACAGGAAAGAAAATGCTTTCCAGATCTGATGGTTTCGCCAAGCTTGAAATCCTCAAATTCTGGGAGCTGGAAGCTCTGGAGGAATGGAATGTGGAGGAAGGAGCATTGTGCAGCCTGAAAGACTTGGAGATCAGATCCTGCAGAAATTTAAAGATGCTTCCGGATGGATTGAAGCTGATTAGGACTCTCAgagaattaaaattaacaagGCAACCAGAGTTATCTGCGAGGATTAGGGACAATCAGGGAGAGGATTGGAATAAAATTAGCCATGCAAGACATATTTACATTGAAGATTGA